The nucleotide sequence AACACAAATCTTCGTTCCCGGGGGCAGATAGAGCTCCGTCCGGGAACCGAACTTGATCATCCCGAACTTCTCGCCTTTCTTGAGCGAGTCGCCCACGGCACAGCGGCACACGATGCGACGGGCAACCGCGCCCGAAATCTGGCGCACGGTCATCAGCCCGTGTTCCGTGCGAAAGCGCAGTGTATTCGACTCATTGATGTCGGTCGTGTCGGCGCGCATGGCGTTCTTAAACGCGCCTTCCTTGTAGGCAATCCCCTCCACCGTGCCGTCGAACGGCGCGCGGTTTACGTGGACACTGAAGACCGATAGAAAGATCGAAACGCGCCGGCAAGGTCCGTCGTAGTGCGGGGTGCTCTCGAGGTCCTCGATGCCGACGATGGTTCCGTCTGCGGGAGATACGACCGCATTAGCGGAGGCAGGGACCGCACGCCGGGGATCCCGGAAAAAGAACAACACGTAGGCTCCCGCCAACACGCCGATCACACCTGCCCAGTGGGTCCAGACTCCGCCCCACGGGAGCGCCAGCAAAATGATACCTACGAGAAATGGCGGCAGGTAATACGGAAGCCCTTCCCGCCACGCGCTAAACGGCTGTTTCACATCAGCCCCCTTTCTTTGAAGCTGACGAAACGTCCGTCGCCAAATACCACATGGTCCAAGAGTTTAATCCCCAATACATTCGACGCATCGCTCAGGCGTCTCGTTATGGTCACATCGTCGCGGCTGGGCTCAGGGTCGCCGCTCGGATGATTGTGACACACAATCATCCCCACAGCTCCGTCGCGCACCGCTTGCCGAAAGACGTCGCGCGGCAGCACGGCTGTCGCATCCAATCCACCGGTCGACACATCGACAATCTTGAGCACTTCGTTCTTCGAGTTCAACAACAATGCTTTAAATTCTTCCCGCTCGCAATCCTTGTATCGCACCATCAGGAGCCTGGATACATCATCCGCCTTCGTAATTCGTGGGCGGGCTTCCGCCACGTGCGACGCCAACCGCTTACCCAGTTCGAGGGCCGCTTTGATCTCGATGGCCTTTACCTGGCCAAGGCCTTTCACGCACTGCAACTCTTCCAGCGAGGCCCGAGCCACCGCTCGCAGATCGCCGAATTCTTTCAGCAACCTCTCGGCGAGGGCAATGGCTCCCAGCTCGCGCGTCCCGGAACGAAACAACACGGCGATTAATTCTGCGTCGCGCAACGCTTCGGCTCCGAGGTGCGCCAAGCGTTCGCGGGGGCGTTCTTCTTCGGGCATTTCGCGGACGGCTGTCGAATAGGCCGCAGGCTTCATAACGACGGCCTCACTGCATGCGCGATACGCGGGATACCCGCCAAATCGTTCACCACGTCCGCTTCGCGATATCCTCGATGCTCAAGCAGCGATTTCACTTTCATCCACTGCCCCTCCCCCATTTCGATAGCAAGTAACCCGCCTGGGTTTAGCCAAGTCCAGGCTTCTTCGACAAGCCGTCGAATCACATCCAGTCCGTC is from Candidatus Hydrogenedentota bacterium and encodes:
- a CDS encoding phosphatidylserine decarboxylase family protein, with product MKQPFSAWREGLPYYLPPFLVGIILLALPWGGVWTHWAGVIGVLAGAYVLFFFRDPRRAVPASANAVVSPADGTIVGIEDLESTPHYDGPCRRVSIFLSVFSVHVNRAPFDGTVEGIAYKEGAFKNAMRADTTDINESNTLRFRTEHGLMTVRQISGAVARRIVCRCAVGDSLKKGEKFGMIKFGSRTELYLPPGTKICVTLKQKVSGGATVVAEVPAP
- the radC gene encoding DNA repair protein RadC — translated: MKPAAYSTAVREMPEEERPRERLAHLGAEALRDAELIAVLFRSGTRELGAIALAERLLKEFGDLRAVARASLEELQCVKGLGQVKAIEIKAALELGKRLASHVAEARPRITKADDVSRLLMVRYKDCEREEFKALLLNSKNEVLKIVDVSTGGLDATAVLPRDVFRQAVRDGAVGMIVCHNHPSGDPEPSRDDVTITRRLSDASNVLGIKLLDHVVFGDGRFVSFKERGLM